The following DNA comes from Mesorhizobium sp. B2-1-8.
GCGGGCAGAAAGCCAGCGATTATGTATGGCCGAAGCACACGGCCGTCCTCGAAAAGCCGGTGCTGGTGCCGGAATATGAGTTGAGGCGCCAAAGAGACGAAGCGTGGGATGATCTCCACGCACGCTGGCTCATTTAGTCCGGCTGCCCAGGAACTAACCTCCCGTACACCATCCGCTTGCATGGGAAGCTTGCGAGTGCTTCATTCTCCGGCAGACATTGGGTGGGATGGATCATGGATATGTTTGGCCTCAAATCGCTGTTGATCTGCGCTTTGATCTTCATTCCGCTGGAGCGGCTTTTTTCTCTGCGGCCCCAGCAAATCTTCCGCAAAGGCATCGTCAACGATCTGATCTATGCCACCTTCAACGGCGGCATAGTCAACCTCCTGGCGGGGCTCATGCTGGCGCCTGCGATTAACGCTGGGGCGCTGCTTATCCCCATGAGTCTGACCAATGCTATAAGTGGGCAGCCCACATGGCTTCAGGTCATCGAGATCATCATCTTGACCGATCTAGGCGTCTATTTCATCCATCGCGCCTTTCATGCGATCCCGGCGTTATGGCGGTTCCATTCCATCCACCACGCCGTCGACGAGATGGACTGGCTCGTCGGCTTCCACCTTCACCCGGTGGACCTGTTCGTCTCCAAGTCCTTGACGCTTATACCTGTCTTCCTGCTCGGATTTACAACCGAGGCCTTGGGCATATATTTCGTCATATACCTAGGGCACACGCTCTTGATCCACTCCAACGTCAAGATGAATTTCGGACCATTCAAATGGCTGATTGTCAGTCCGCAACTCCATCATTGGCACCACGCCAACGAGCGTGCCGCCTATGACAAGAACTTCGCTGGCCAACTGGCTATCATCGACGCGATCTTCGGCACGTTTAACCTGCCCGGGGACGAGGCACCGCAGAAATACGGGGTCGACGATCCTATCCCAAAAAACTACTTCGGCCAGGTCGGATATCCGCTTGTGCCGCGCCAGAATCTGCCGAAGCGACCAGCCCCAGGCGGCGGCTAAGGAGGTTCAGATGACGGCGTCGCAAAAGCTTGTAATGGCGATAGCGATTTTGGGGGGTATCCTGATAGCGTTAGAGATACATCTCCGCTTTCCGGAGTGGTCTCCTGCGCTGCTAAGCTGATCATGGACAGGCGCTGCCCCGGGTTAGGCAAACACCGGAGTAACGACCCGGCCGTGATCTTCGGCAGAGCGGATCAGCGGGGCATAGGGGGCCAGCGCATTGGGCGTGATCGCATTAGCCGCTGCTTAATAACGGGATATATCTGCCGATAAGATCCTACCGAAGGGGTAGCCAACATCGCCCTATGGTTAAGGCGCGGAATTCGCTTGCATTAGCAGCTACTTAAGCATGTGAACCTTGCGTCTCGAAGCATTCAAGAGTTAACCGTTCATTAAACGACAGTTGACACCCAAGCATTGGGAGGAACAGGATCGAGATCAGGACCGGGGGATGAGCACCTTTTAGGCACCTCTGTCCGGGTTAGTAGGGTGTAAACAGGGGAATCCAAATGACGAAACTTATCAGCATTGCCAGGGCATTCCGTGACGAAGAATCCGGCGCTGCCATGGTCGAATATTCCATCCTCATCGGCATTATCGCCGCCGCGTCGATCCTGATCATCATCGGCATCGGCGTCTGGGTAACGGGTCAGTTCACCGGCCTTTGCACCGCGCTCAATGGCCACGGGGCTACTGGCAACACTGCTTGCGCTGCCGCTGCAGCCTAGCGTCTTCGTAACAAGCAACGCACGCCCCTGTCATTGAACCCGACGGGACGCGCTAGAGGGTCGGCGTTCGTCGCGCCGGCCCTCGTCCTTTTCGATCAGGTGATCCTGAACTCGGTTTCGAGGTTGATCTGCGTGGAAGTCGAGCCAGAGGTTTGCCGAAGCTTATAATATCGATAGGCGGTGGAATTCGACCATGTCACTTCCGTTATCAGCGCGCCGCCAAGCGTGAAGCTGCTTCCCTGCCCGGTATAGGTGCTGTCATCGTTGGAGCCTTCGAACACCCAGGTTCCATGCGAATTCGTGCCATCCTGAAGCCAATGCAGCCCGGTCAGGATCTTCCCGGTTCCGAGGTCGAACTTGATCTCCTTGGACGACTCGCCGCTTGAGAATTGAACACCGCCCGACGAGTCATCTGCGAGGCCCACCATTGATCAGGTGGTTGATGGCGCCGCCGGTGATCGACGCAGTTGTGGATATGGTGATGATCGCAGTGCGGTCGCCATACTCCCGGGTGTCTCGCGCTGCATCACCAGACGCCGCGATGCGGAATTCGATTTCCTCCAGCCACGGAATGTTCGATGTCGTGCCGGCGGTTTGGCGCAGCCGGTAATACCGGTACGCCGTACTATTGATCCCCGTGAAATCCGTTAGAATGGCCGCACCCAGGGTAAACGAACCACCGATCTGCGTGTAGGAACTGTCGTCGTTCGAGCCCTCGAACACATAGGTGCCGTGGCCGCTGCCTTGGTTTTGATACCAGCGGAAGCCGTCGATGATCTTGCCGGTTCCGAAATCGAACTTGATGACGATGTTGGTCTGGCTGGCAAAGAATGCACACGAATCCGTTGTGTTGGTTCCAAAGGCACCGTCAACCAGATTGTCGATCGTGCCTGCGATGCTTCCAGAAACCAGGGTGGTGGTGATTGACGCGGTTCGATCGCCTCTGCCACCGGTGTTGAAATATGAGGTTGGCGAACCGCCGCCACCACCACCACCCCCGCCGCCAAAGCGGCCCGATTGAACCATCATGCTCACGGGCGAGACCCGATCAGGTAGACCTTCAGCCCAGCGGCGTCCGTGCCGGCGGTATCGATGTCGATGGTGATCTCGGTATCGTCGGCCAAATCCGGGTCGGAAATCACCGCCGGAGTGGCCGCCGTTGTCGACGTCTTCTCGCTCATGTCGATCGTCAGCTTTGTCGACAGGATCGTGGTGCCGGCCTCGTTGATATCGACCGTCGGCGTCCCAGATGACGACGCCGTCGTCAGCGACGCCCGCACCGTCGATAGCGTGAAGGCGTAGGGCATGCGGAACGTGACTTTCGCCGTTCCGGTCGTGATGGCGGTCGTCTCGTCGCCAATGGCGATGATGAGAGATTCCGTTGGGTTCGATGTGCCGCCGCTGCCGCCGCCGCTGCCGAGGGACGTCCATGTCCCACCGGCATCATAGTAATAGTAGGCGTCCTCGTCGGCTGCATAGGCTTGAGCGCCAGGCAAAGGAGGGATGAAGAACCACGCGCCATTGAAGAAATTGGCAACATACTTTGCCTTGCCCGACCAGGCACCGGTCGGCGATGCGCCAAGCTGCCCGCTACCGCCACTGTCCGACCGGGCGACACCGTGGCGGTTTCGTGCGATACCGACCAGATCATCCTGCTGACGGATTGAACATGGGCATGCTCGCGGTCATCGACGCACCGGACTGGTACGAGACGATCCGCATGGCGGACGGCATCACGCTGATCCACGAGCCCTGGATCAAGCCGTTCTTCCGCTGCAATATGTGGCACGTGCGCGGCCGCGACCGCGATCTCCTGTTCGACAGTGGTCTCGGTCATTTCAGCCTGCGCACGCATGTGCCACTGGTGAGCGAGCGCAAGCTGACCTGCGTCGCCAGCCATACGCATTTCGACCACATCGGCTGCCACCATGAGTTCCCCGATCGCTGCGTGCATTCGGCGGAGGCGGCAATCCTCGCCGATCCGCGCAACGAATGGACCGCCGCCGGCACCTATGCGACCGATGACATGTTCGATCGCCAGCCGAAGGGCTGGGAAACAGCGCGCTACCGCATCCAGCCGGCGCCGGCCGACCATCTGCTCGCGCATGGCGACATCATCGATCTCGGCGACCGCGCCTTCGAAGTCGTCCACACGCCAGGCCACTCGCCGGGCGGCATTGCGCTTTACGAAAAGAAGACCGGCATCCTGCTGTCCGGCGACATCATCTATGACGGCCCGCTTATCGACGATGTCTACCACTCGGATATTCCAGACTACATGGCGACGCTGCTCGCCATGCGCGATCTGGACGTCTCGGTCGTGCATGGCGGCCATTTCCCGAGCTTCGGCAAGGTGCGCTACCGCCAGTTGATCGACGAGTATCTCGCGCGCAAGCGGCAGGCCGGCTGCCATCTGCGGCAGAGCCTTTGAGGGGCGGGTTATGGCATCAAGTCAAAATGCCGTGGAAAGGCCTGGTGCAGCAGCAGCAGCATGGTCTTGCGCACGACGTCAGTGTCGCGGCCAGCCGGGTTGAGGTGATCCCAGTACCACGCTCCGTGAACGAGGTAATTCAGGCTCTCCGACAGCGTGTCTATGTCGACGCCGGCGTAACCGCCGCCGCGCGAAATCTCGACCAGCAATTCGCGCGCTTCGGCGGTGTAGGCGAGATCGCTGGGCAGGCCGATTTCATTGTAGATCTGCATGCTCTTGCGGTCGCTGGAGAAGGCGACAAAGACCGACACCCATTTCGGATGCTGCCTGGCGAAGCGCTGCGCGCAGCCGACCGCGCCCAACAGCCGTTCGACCGGCGACAGGCCGGGGGCTCGCACCAGGTTGAGCCACAGCGCGTCATATTGATCGCTGAGATACTTAAGCACCGCCCTGAACAAGTTCTCCTTGCTGCGGAAATGAAAGACCACCAGGGCGTTGGACGAGCCGACATGCTCGGCGATGCGCTGCATGGTGACGCTCGCCAGCCCCTCCTCCGCAATGAGTTCGATGGTGGCGTCGATGATGCGCTGCACGCTGGCTTCACCGCGTTCCCGGCGACGGTCCTTGGGCGCGGCGTCATTGGCCGAAGCCCTGCCCTTGGCCCTCTCGACCGTGCCTTTTGCCGTTGCCTTGCGTTGCACTATCTTCATCCACTTCCCTTGCACCGCCTGTCAAAGCGATGGGCGCGTTCCGGCGTCTGTGTACCATTGCCCCTGCGCCGTTTCATAGGCCATCGCAGCCCGGAAGACGTCGGCATCGCTATAGGTACGACCGACGATCTGGAAGCCCGTCGGCACACCGCTCGCCGCCCGCCCCGAAGGCATGGAAAGCACCGGACAGCGGCTCAGCATGTTGAACGGCGTCGTCATCACCCAGCCCAGCGAAGGGTTCACCTCTCTGCCGTTGATCTCGACGGTTCCGGTGGTCTGATCGAACTCCGCCGGCACCGCGGGAAGCGCATTCGTCGGGCAGATCAGCACATCGTAGGTTTCCAACAGCGGACCCAGCGTCTGATACATCCGTGCCGCCACATCCAGCGTCGCGACGAAGTCGGTGGCCTTGGACTTTTGCCCGTCCTCGGCAAACCGCCTGGCATAGCTGGTCATGTCGCTGCCGTGCTCGGCGAGCAATTGCGATAGCGAAGCGCCGAAAAGATGCTCCAGATAGGCCATTCCTGCCTTGAGCACTCCGTCATCCCAGCCAAGATCGACTTCCTCGACCGTCGCCCCAAGCGAGCGGAACACATCGCACGCGGCAAGCATGTTGCCGCGGACGTCGGCATCGACCTCGAAAGAGCCCAGGTCCATCGAGAACGCAATCTTCCAGCCCTTGATTGGCTTGTAATCAAGCGGCAGGCGCAGCTTGGGGCGAAGCGTGGCGATGTCGAGCGGGCTCGGACCCGCCATGACATTCTGCAGCAGGATCGCATCCCGGACGTTCCGCGCCAGCGGCC
Coding sequences within:
- a CDS encoding sterol desaturase family protein, producing the protein MDMFGLKSLLICALIFIPLERLFSLRPQQIFRKGIVNDLIYATFNGGIVNLLAGLMLAPAINAGALLIPMSLTNAISGQPTWLQVIEIIILTDLGVYFIHRAFHAIPALWRFHSIHHAVDEMDWLVGFHLHPVDLFVSKSLTLIPVFLLGFTTEALGIYFVIYLGHTLLIHSNVKMNFGPFKWLIVSPQLHHWHHANERAAYDKNFAGQLAIIDAIFGTFNLPGDEAPQKYGVDDPIPKNYFGQVGYPLVPRQNLPKRPAPGGG
- a CDS encoding amidase, which produces MSDLDLCYMPASEALRLFKAKKLSPVELMRATIRRAEATKSAINCFTFTHFEEAMKLAAKAEAKYAKGARTGALEGLPIGIKDESYIKGKPTSHGSLLSRDAISGHTSTMNERIINAGGIVHARTATPEFSCAGYTWSKRWGVTRNPWNPDFTPGGSSGGSAATLASGTSSIATGSDIGGSIRIPASACGLVGYKPPYGRNPDEPPFNLDFYCHTGPLARNVRDAILLQNVMAGPSPLDIATLRPKLRLPLDYKPIKGWKIAFSMDLGSFEVDADVRGNMLAACDVFRSLGATVEEVDLGWDDGVLKAGMAYLEHLFGASLSQLLAEHGSDMTSYARRFAEDGQKSKATDFVATLDVAARMYQTLGPLLETYDVLICPTNALPAVPAEFDQTTGTVEINGREVNPSLGWVMTTPFNMLSRCPVLSMPSGRAASGVPTGFQIVGRTYSDADVFRAAMAYETAQGQWYTDAGTRPSL
- a CDS encoding Flp family type IVb pilin — translated: MTKLISIARAFRDEESGAAMVEYSILIGIIAAASILIIIGIGVWVTGQFTGLCTALNGHGATGNTACAAAAA
- a CDS encoding DUF2793 domain-containing protein — encoded protein: MRQQDDLVGIARNRHGVARSDSGGSGQLGASPTGAWSGKAKYVANFFNGAWFFIPPLPGAQAYAADEDAYYYYDAGGTWTSLGSGGGSGGTSNPTESLIIAIGDETTAITTGTAKVTFRMPYAFTLSTVRASLTTASSSGTPTVDINEAGTTILSTKLTIDMSEKTSTTAATPAVISDPDLADDTEITIDIDTAGTDAAGLKVYLIGSRP
- a CDS encoding MBL fold metallo-hydrolase; the protein is MGMLAVIDAPDWYETIRMADGITLIHEPWIKPFFRCNMWHVRGRDRDLLFDSGLGHFSLRTHVPLVSERKLTCVASHTHFDHIGCHHEFPDRCVHSAEAAILADPRNEWTAAGTYATDDMFDRQPKGWETARYRIQPAPADHLLAHGDIIDLGDRAFEVVHTPGHSPGGIALYEKKTGILLSGDIIYDGPLIDDVYHSDIPDYMATLLAMRDLDVSVVHGGHFPSFGKVRYRQLIDEYLARKRQAGCHLRQSL
- a CDS encoding TetR/AcrR family transcriptional regulator gives rise to the protein MKIVQRKATAKGTVERAKGRASANDAAPKDRRRERGEASVQRIIDATIELIAEEGLASVTMQRIAEHVGSSNALVVFHFRSKENLFRAVLKYLSDQYDALWLNLVRAPGLSPVERLLGAVGCAQRFARQHPKWVSVFVAFSSDRKSMQIYNEIGLPSDLAYTAEARELLVEISRGGGYAGVDIDTLSESLNYLVHGAWYWDHLNPAGRDTDVVRKTMLLLLHQAFPRHFDLMP